The segment CATCGCTGGATCTCGGGCTCTTTGTCCGTCATTTTTCCCTCCTTTACTGAACTCCGATATTAGCATATCATCTGTCCAGTTCCAAAGGGGGACGGTATACGATCACCTGCATCAGGTATCGTTTGCCCCAGACATAGTGGCTCTCGCGGTCGACAAAGTCCCGCCGCGTCACGCGATCCTGCGCCCGTATATTCTTCTGATGCTTTTTGATCCAGTCAAGCTTGGAGATGGCGAATACGCGGATACTCTCCATGCTCATATGCGATGGGGCCGAGATACGCACACGGCCTGTCGGAGGATGGATACTGAGACGAACTCTCTTAACCCTCTTCAGAACCACATCTATCACAATGTCGGTCAATGTGATCTGTTCTGCCATCAATACTCACCCTGCACCTTTACGGTCAGGAAGATCCGCTCCACCTCGTCCTCATCCTGCGGGATTTTGTACAGGGCAGTATTTCAGAATGTTAGTGCACAATTGGCTAACCGCCGACAATAACCAGCGCCGATAAAAGGGTTGAAATTTAGGAAAAGTAACAACTTTCTTACGGTCCAGGCAATGAAAGCCGCACAATATTAGGCGTCTGCGTTCATTGCCATTGTTATGCATTATCATATCACAGGTAATTCTATTATTACTTTTGTTAACCAAGGCGTGAATTCGTCAGATTTGCCAATATTTCTTTTTAAAGGCATGCTGCCGATGGCTATTTTTCCTGAATGCTTTTCGACTATCTGTTTTGTGTTAAATAATCCTATGCCTAATCCGGATTTGTCAAACATCGCAGCTTGACTACCCCTGTACCCTTTTTGGAAGATGCGCCTAACTTCAAAATCTTCAATAGGAAGGCCCACATTTTCAATTTCTATTTGTACGCATCCTTTCTTTCTAAATGGATTTATAACCACTGTAGAATATATGCTTTTTGCCACTTTGAAGGTATACTTTATTGCATTATGGAATATGTTCATAAATGATAAAGAAAGCGCTTGATCGTATCCATCCGATAAGGAAAACATCGAATCCTTATGGTTTTTAAGTATTAGTTTAATATCTCGCCGCTTTGCATAGTAATCAATATTTTCCATTGTTCTCTTCAACATACTTATTATATTTACATTTCCTGGTGGCTCTTCGGTATCGTATTCTTGTGATAAAGGGGGGGAATCTTTGTCAATTTCTCCTTTATTTAGTTTTATTATCTCCGCCATCCTCATTACACCAATATGCCAATCCGGATATAGCATTATGGGTGCAATTTTCTTGAGTTGGGGTTGTGTGGGATCAGAATCGTCCAGTTGTCCGCGAATTATTTGCCCTCCTGCATGTTTCTTTTCTATAATTCTTAAGGCCTCGTTAATTTCATATTTTGCGTATCTGCCATTATGAACAAAGTCTCTTGAAACAAGAGCAATTATTGTATCAACCTCCCTCAGTCCCCTTGCAACATATAAAGGCCAATCTTTCTTGCCATATGACTTTTCTACGTCAATCCAAACTGAAAATCCTATATTTTCCAGATCTGATTTGAGTTTTAGTGCACTATTTTCATTTTCTCTTGCGTACGAGATAAAAAGCTCGCTTCTCATTCTTTTACCTAGTTTTTCTTTTGCTTAACGTTGGCTTCACCTGCAAGCGTGGCTGGCGCGGCCTGTGCGCCAGCACAAGACGTGACAGGCGCGATTGTCAGTGTGCAAGCTCTTGTTATGTGTAATTCTATATTCCGCTGTCTGCTTCTCAAAGCTAATTCCGTGACATCTGGCTGTAGTGATCGGAATACCCCGTCTTCTCAAACACCAAACACAGACCTTCCTTGAAGGAATCGTAATCAAATTCTTTCAGATCAAATATGTTCTGCCCCAACGAATGTGACTCACGATTAACGTAGCGACAGAACGCCTGGTACTTGGTGTCCTGTAGTTCAGGCATCTGGAATACGTTGTTCAGGTCTTTCCTCTTTACGAAGTTGAAGAAGTACTCAACGATGTTTCTCATACAATTGGCAAGCAAGGCAGGTGGTTGGCTGGAATCGTTGACGACCTCCCAATACGACTGGTAGTCGTTCTGAATTTCTTCGTACTTCATATCCAGTATCTGACTGCCTACGGAATTCTTCACGATACGGAACAATTTCTGCGTACTCTTTCGCCGTTCGTGATTCGGGTCTGTCAACTCGTAGAAGAAATACAAACTATGCGTTAGAACAAAGACCTGTGTGAAGCGCCTAGACTGAAAGAACAGGCGTTTAATGAGCTGTCCCACATTGAAAATGTAGATATGGGACAGGCTAGAAATCGGATCATCAATCACAGCTATACGTTGCGTCGCGGTATCATCCGCACTGAGTCGGCCCACGCAGAGCTCGCAGAAATAGAGAAAGCTGATGATCATCTTTTCGCCTTCGCTCAGGGTATGGAAAGCATCATCAGTTTGGCTGGAACGCACTATTCGGTACAGCCTGTCTGAGTGTTTGCTAATTCTGAAGTCTTCAATTCCGAGATCAAGTAATCCGGCATTGATGTTCTCTATTGCCTGATCAATGTTTACGGTCTCTTTCTGAACTGCCGATATGATCTTCTTCTGCGCACCAATATGATTCTCAAGCACTACTGTTTCTTTTTCCAGAACTCCCGTCTTGCTCTGT is part of the Candidatus Latescibacterota bacterium genome and harbors:
- a CDS encoding M48 family metallopeptidase: MAEQITLTDIVIDVVLKRVKRVRLSIHPPTGRVRISAPSHMSMESIRVFAISKLDWIKKHQKNIRAQDRVTRRDFVDRESHYVWGKRYLMQVIVYRPPLELDR
- a CDS encoding TIR domain-containing protein → MRSELFISYARENENSALKLKSDLENIGFSVWIDVEKSYGKKDWPLYVARGLREVDTIIALVSRDFVHNGRYAKYEINEALRIIEKKHAGGQIIRGQLDDSDPTQPQLKKIAPIMLYPDWHIGVMRMAEIIKLNKGEIDKDSPPLSQEYDTEEPPGNVNIISMLKRTMENIDYYAKRRDIKLILKNHKDSMFSLSDGYDQALSLSFMNIFHNAIKYTFKVAKSIYSTVVINPFRKKGCVQIEIENVGLPIEDFEVRRIFQKGYRGSQAAMFDKSGLGIGLFNTKQIVEKHSGKIAIGSMPLKRNIGKSDEFTPWLTKVIIELPVI